One segment of Agrococcus sp. ProA11 DNA contains the following:
- a CDS encoding MFS transporter, with product MSEQTATGQRSATPFPMAALLVLALAIFVNISIEMLPMGLVLPMSRDLAVSESGIGLLVSVFAFTVVVSSTTLIRLTRRVPRHALVVVVLLVFTASCLATAVVPTYEWIVAMRILGGLAHGVFWTVVGAYAAYLVPPELLGRAVAITSAGGSLAFVLGLPLSTLLGQAVGWRWAFAVFGVASLLAALAVWKALPAVDHMKDAATTETGSIALPVDHPRVSMSGMVVAVISTTLAMTGQYAFYTFIAPFLVQHAQLPEEWLSPALLAYGVMGAIAVLALTIWLGGRPLAGVVACMIVMLLTMVVLALSTVLPLTIAAVLVWGLAMGALPPLLQTRLLEAAPERLLQPAMAWYTTGFNVGIGGGALLGAIAFDTWGPGSLPWVLFTGIAISLALVGFSRIRRPAAA from the coding sequence GTGAGCGAGCAGACAGCGACGGGCCAGCGGTCCGCGACGCCTTTCCCGATGGCGGCCCTGCTCGTGCTCGCGCTCGCGATCTTCGTCAACATCTCCATCGAGATGCTGCCGATGGGGTTGGTGCTGCCGATGAGCCGCGACCTCGCCGTCTCCGAGAGCGGAATCGGCCTGCTCGTGTCGGTGTTCGCCTTCACGGTGGTGGTCTCGTCGACCACGCTCATCCGCCTCACCCGCCGGGTGCCGCGCCACGCGCTGGTGGTCGTCGTGCTGCTCGTCTTCACCGCCTCCTGCCTCGCGACGGCGGTCGTGCCCACCTACGAGTGGATCGTGGCGATGCGCATCCTCGGCGGGCTGGCGCACGGCGTCTTCTGGACCGTCGTGGGAGCCTACGCCGCCTACTTGGTGCCGCCAGAGCTGCTCGGGCGCGCGGTCGCGATCACGAGCGCGGGCGGATCGCTCGCGTTCGTGCTGGGTCTGCCGCTGTCGACGCTGCTCGGCCAGGCGGTGGGATGGCGCTGGGCGTTCGCCGTCTTCGGCGTCGCGAGCCTGCTCGCGGCGCTCGCGGTGTGGAAGGCGCTGCCGGCGGTCGACCACATGAAGGATGCGGCCACCACGGAGACGGGCTCGATCGCGCTGCCGGTCGATCACCCGAGGGTCTCGATGAGCGGCATGGTCGTGGCCGTCATCTCGACCACCCTCGCGATGACCGGGCAGTACGCCTTCTACACGTTCATCGCACCGTTTCTCGTGCAGCATGCGCAGCTGCCGGAGGAGTGGCTGAGCCCGGCGCTGCTCGCCTACGGCGTGATGGGTGCGATCGCGGTGCTCGCGCTCACGATCTGGCTCGGGGGCAGGCCGCTGGCCGGGGTCGTCGCGTGCATGATCGTGATGCTGCTGACGATGGTCGTGCTCGCGCTCTCGACCGTGCTGCCGCTGACGATCGCGGCCGTGCTGGTCTGGGGCCTCGCCATGGGTGCGCTGCCGCCGCTGCTGCAGACGAGACTGCTCGAGGCGGCGCCCGAGCGCCTGCTGCAGCCGGCGATGGCCTGGTACACGACGGGCTTCAACGTCGGGATCGGTGGCGGTGCGCTGCTGGGCGCGATCGCGTTCGATACCTGGGGGCCGGGCTCGCTCCCGTGGGTGCTGTTCACCGGCATCGCGATCAGCCTCGCGCTGGTCGGCTTCAGCCGCATCCGTCGCCCTGCCGCTGCCTGA
- a CDS encoding DivIVA domain-containing protein, with the protein MLTADEVLNARFTTGGTLYAGYDAHQVDDWLDRVISTLRAHEGEADGDVQLLAEDAQQVRFRMLRGAGAYDTVQVDDVIDRIASALVEHEA; encoded by the coding sequence GTGCTCACTGCAGACGAGGTGCTGAACGCCCGGTTCACCACCGGCGGCACGCTCTACGCGGGGTACGACGCCCATCAGGTCGACGACTGGCTCGATCGGGTGATCAGCACGCTGCGGGCGCACGAGGGGGAGGCGGACGGCGACGTGCAGCTGCTGGCCGAGGATGCGCAGCAGGTGCGCTTCCGCATGCTCCGCGGTGCGGGCGCCTACGACACCGTCCAGGTGGACGACGTCATCGATCGCATCGCGTCGGCGCTCGTCGAGCACGAGGCGTAG
- the purU gene encoding formyltetrahydrofolate deformylase, with amino-acid sequence MSNHWILSFICEDRPGIVHAISGAIVDCGGNITESQQFSSGDTDRFFMRLQVEATAERAAFEAQLAPVIERYDMQWHLDDVGRPLKTLVLVSKAAHCLGDMLFRQRAGQLSVDIPLVMSNHPDLGSLAAFYNVPFEHAPVVDADSKAAFERRILEVVEAEGIELVVLARYMQILSPELCAALEGRLINIHHSFLPGFKGANPYRQAHARGVKLIGATAHFVTSDLDEGPIIEQNVVRVDHAHSPAQLVAIGQDEESRTLSRAVQWFAEDRVLLDGQRTIIFR; translated from the coding sequence GTGAGCAACCACTGGATCCTGTCGTTCATCTGCGAAGACCGGCCCGGCATCGTGCACGCAATCTCCGGCGCGATCGTCGACTGCGGCGGCAACATCACCGAGTCGCAGCAGTTCTCCTCCGGCGACACCGACCGATTCTTCATGCGCCTGCAGGTCGAGGCGACCGCCGAGCGCGCCGCATTCGAGGCGCAGCTCGCTCCCGTGATCGAGCGCTACGACATGCAGTGGCACCTCGACGACGTGGGGCGCCCGCTCAAGACCCTCGTGCTGGTGTCGAAGGCCGCGCACTGCCTGGGCGACATGCTCTTCCGCCAGCGTGCCGGTCAGCTCTCGGTCGACATCCCTCTGGTGATGTCGAACCACCCGGATCTGGGCTCGCTCGCCGCCTTCTACAACGTGCCCTTCGAGCACGCGCCGGTCGTGGACGCCGACTCGAAGGCCGCGTTCGAGCGGCGCATCCTCGAGGTCGTCGAGGCGGAGGGCATCGAGCTGGTGGTGCTCGCCCGCTACATGCAGATCCTGTCGCCGGAGCTCTGCGCGGCGCTCGAGGGCAGGCTCATCAACATCCACCACTCGTTCCTGCCCGGCTTCAAGGGCGCGAATCCCTACCGGCAGGCGCACGCCCGCGGGGTGAAACTGATCGGAGCCACCGCCCACTTCGTCACGAGCGACCTCGATGAGGGCCCGATCATCGAGCAGAACGTGGTGCGCGTCGACCACGCCCACTCGCCCGCGCAGCTCGTCGCGATCGGCCAGGACGAGGAGTCGCGCACGCTCTCGCGGGCGGTGCAGTGGTTCGCGGAGGATCGCGTGCTGCTCGACGGCCAGCGCACCATCATCTTCCGCTGA
- a CDS encoding ExeM/NucH family extracellular endonuclease, protein MRARTLLGTGTVAALALTGIVATPAVAAEHPVINEFSANVTSTDGGFEFIEVYAAPGTDLSGHSLLVVKGDSNAIGEVLQSNPVPAVDTDGFGLLEYPANGIQNGSITLLLVEGTAAVGSTIDADADGTIDESVDFTVVDAVATMDGDSGDLSWGVELTRGYDGNSNAVGGASRIPDGTDTDAAADWVRNDFNKAGFDGFDGPPADGVAWNTPGAANEVYEVEEPPTDGTCGSDAVIAIGEVQGDGDATPLSGQTVTVEGVVVGDWQSGGFDGFTLQDAGDADDATSDGIFIYAPGTDGFAEGDLVQVTGTAGENFGMTQISNANLLDCGEGTMPAATELELPIADHEATESMLVTLPQTLSILEYFNYGRFGQVVVGTERQMQPTAVAAPGSDEAAAIAAANAANRITIDDGRSSQNPDPAIHPANLEEFTLENRFRGGDTITGITGVLDWRFSTWAVQPTEAGTYSAVNQRTPAPEIEGASLEIASFNVLNYFTTLDSRGAETAAEFDRQEAKIVAAINDLGSAVVGLLEIENNDGVALDTLVEALNGDAGSELWAGIDTGTLGTDAITTALIYQPALVMPEGDFAVLDSSVDARFDDDKNRPALAQSFRDVATDRILTVAVNHLKSKGSACEGDVGSPEQGNCNDVRTAAAAALADWMAGEPTGVDADGSLIIGDLNAYDHEDPITTLEGAGWEDLLETFQGENAYTYVFDGQLGYLDYGLADDAMLPFVVGAQAWHANADEPSIIDYSMAFKQDAQDALFAPDPFRASDHDAVVIGLDWEAAVPPETMVETYAGVNRYETNADTSAATFEPGTDVLLASGDLFPDALAAGPAAASVDASLLLTRPDTLPSFTAEELERLQPESVTIIGGTPSVSAAVVVQVLEIVPGARVERIAGANRYETAAMIAERYFSDASEAFIASGQVFADAVSASGTASALGDMPVLLTPQARADDATVAALSTLGVETATVLGGQPSVSDAALRAYRDTGVTVTRLAGSDRYATNAMLVERFITPSDDQAIAIASGLNFPDALSASMVAGAHSAPVLLAVRSCVRLAVEEQIADLAPATVYNVGGLPALSPDAWRTSC, encoded by the coding sequence ATGCGCGCACGCACCCTGCTCGGCACTGGAACAGTCGCCGCGCTCGCCCTGACGGGCATCGTCGCTACCCCGGCAGTCGCCGCGGAGCATCCCGTGATCAACGAGTTCTCGGCCAACGTCACGAGCACCGATGGCGGCTTCGAGTTCATCGAGGTCTACGCCGCCCCCGGCACCGATCTCTCCGGTCATTCGCTGCTGGTCGTCAAGGGCGACTCCAACGCGATCGGCGAGGTGCTGCAGTCGAACCCCGTGCCTGCCGTCGACACCGACGGCTTCGGGCTGCTGGAGTACCCCGCGAACGGCATCCAGAACGGCTCGATCACGCTGCTGCTCGTCGAGGGCACGGCGGCAGTCGGATCCACCATCGACGCGGATGCCGACGGGACGATCGACGAGAGCGTCGACTTCACGGTCGTGGACGCGGTTGCGACCATGGACGGCGACAGCGGCGACCTGAGCTGGGGCGTGGAGCTCACGCGCGGCTACGACGGCAACAGCAACGCCGTCGGCGGCGCCAGCCGCATCCCCGACGGCACCGACACGGATGCCGCCGCGGACTGGGTGCGCAACGACTTCAACAAGGCCGGCTTCGACGGCTTCGACGGGCCGCCCGCTGACGGCGTGGCATGGAACACGCCGGGCGCCGCGAATGAGGTGTACGAGGTCGAGGAGCCTCCGACCGACGGCACCTGCGGCTCGGATGCCGTGATCGCCATCGGCGAGGTGCAGGGCGACGGCGACGCGACCCCGCTCAGCGGCCAGACCGTGACGGTCGAGGGCGTGGTCGTGGGCGATTGGCAGTCCGGCGGCTTCGACGGCTTCACGCTGCAGGACGCGGGTGACGCCGATGACGCGACGAGCGACGGCATCTTCATCTACGCACCGGGCACCGACGGCTTCGCCGAGGGCGACCTCGTGCAGGTGACCGGCACCGCCGGCGAGAACTTCGGCATGACGCAGATCTCGAACGCGAACCTGCTCGACTGCGGCGAAGGAACGATGCCCGCCGCCACCGAGCTCGAGCTGCCGATCGCCGACCACGAGGCGACCGAGAGCATGCTGGTGACGCTGCCGCAGACGCTCTCGATCCTCGAGTACTTCAACTACGGCCGCTTCGGCCAGGTCGTCGTCGGCACCGAGCGTCAGATGCAGCCGACCGCGGTCGCCGCTCCGGGTTCGGACGAGGCTGCGGCCATCGCCGCGGCGAACGCCGCCAACCGCATCACGATCGACGACGGCCGTTCGTCGCAGAACCCCGACCCGGCCATCCACCCCGCCAATCTCGAGGAGTTCACGCTCGAGAACCGGTTCCGCGGCGGCGACACGATCACCGGCATCACCGGGGTGCTCGACTGGCGATTCAGCACCTGGGCGGTGCAGCCCACGGAGGCCGGCACCTACAGTGCAGTGAACCAGCGCACCCCGGCACCCGAGATCGAGGGCGCATCGCTCGAGATCGCGTCGTTCAACGTGCTGAACTACTTCACCACCCTGGACAGCCGCGGCGCGGAGACCGCTGCGGAGTTCGACCGCCAGGAGGCGAAGATCGTCGCGGCGATCAACGACCTCGGCTCGGCGGTCGTCGGGCTGCTCGAGATCGAGAACAATGACGGCGTCGCACTCGACACGCTCGTCGAGGCGCTGAACGGCGACGCCGGCAGCGAGCTGTGGGCCGGGATCGACACCGGCACGCTCGGCACCGACGCCATCACGACGGCGCTCATCTACCAGCCGGCGCTCGTGATGCCGGAGGGCGACTTCGCGGTGCTCGACTCCTCCGTCGACGCGCGGTTCGACGACGACAAGAACCGACCGGCGCTCGCGCAGTCGTTCCGCGACGTCGCGACCGACCGCATCCTCACGGTCGCGGTCAACCACCTGAAGTCGAAGGGCTCCGCGTGCGAGGGCGACGTCGGCTCCCCCGAGCAGGGCAACTGCAACGACGTGCGCACCGCGGCCGCGGCCGCGCTCGCCGACTGGATGGCGGGTGAGCCGACCGGCGTCGACGCCGACGGCTCGCTGATCATCGGCGACCTGAACGCCTATGACCACGAGGATCCGATCACGACGCTCGAGGGCGCCGGCTGGGAGGATCTGCTGGAGACGTTCCAGGGCGAGAACGCCTACACCTACGTCTTCGACGGCCAGCTAGGCTACCTCGACTACGGGCTCGCCGATGACGCGATGCTGCCGTTCGTCGTCGGCGCCCAGGCGTGGCACGCGAACGCTGACGAGCCGAGCATCATCGACTACTCGATGGCGTTCAAGCAGGATGCGCAGGACGCGCTGTTCGCTCCCGATCCCTTCAGGGCAAGCGACCACGACGCCGTCGTGATCGGTCTCGACTGGGAGGCGGCAGTGCCGCCGGAGACGATGGTCGAGACCTACGCCGGCGTCAACCGCTACGAGACGAACGCCGACACGTCCGCCGCGACCTTCGAGCCCGGCACCGACGTGCTCCTGGCGTCCGGCGACCTGTTCCCGGATGCGCTTGCAGCCGGACCCGCCGCGGCCAGCGTGGACGCGAGCCTGCTGCTGACGCGACCCGACACGCTGCCGTCCTTCACGGCGGAGGAGCTCGAGCGGCTGCAGCCGGAGTCGGTCACGATCATCGGCGGCACGCCGTCGGTCTCGGCCGCGGTCGTCGTGCAGGTGCTCGAGATCGTGCCCGGTGCCAGGGTCGAGCGCATCGCCGGCGCGAATCGCTACGAGACGGCGGCGATGATCGCCGAGCGCTACTTCAGCGATGCGTCGGAGGCGTTCATCGCGAGCGGCCAGGTCTTCGCTGACGCGGTCTCGGCGAGCGGCACCGCTTCGGCGCTCGGCGACATGCCGGTGCTGCTGACGCCTCAGGCGCGCGCGGACGACGCGACGGTTGCGGCGCTCTCGACGCTCGGCGTGGAGACGGCGACGGTGCTCGGTGGCCAGCCCTCGGTCTCCGACGCAGCGCTGCGCGCCTACCGCGACACCGGGGTCACGGTGACGCGTCTGGCCGGCTCCGACCGCTACGCCACGAACGCGATGCTCGTCGAGCGGTTCATCACGCCGAGCGACGACCAGGCGATCGCGATCGCGTCGGGGCTCAACTTCCCCGATGCCCTGTCCGCCTCCATGGTCGCCGGTGCCCACAGCGCCCCGGTGCTGCTGGCCGTGCGCTCCTGCGTGCGGCTCGCGGTGGAGGAGCAGATCGCTGACCTCGCACCGGCGACGGTCTACAACGTCGGCGGTCTGCCGGCGCTGTCGCCGGACGCGTGGCGCACCAGCTGCTGA
- a CDS encoding amidohydrolase family protein codes for MTESSLLLTTDRALIDGRFVTDAWLESARGVITAIGQGAPPRAPDLTLTGTLVPGFVDIHCHGGLGSAFDDAAPEWERVAAFRTSHGSTRQAVSLVTAPLDLLLPRLEAAAARCAVDDALLGVHLEGPFLADSHRGAHDPRALQAPTPDAVERLLDAGDGRILQITMAPELPGAIDAIGRFVAAGVRVAVGHTGADAATARAAFDAGATLLTHACNGMPPMHHRSPGPLATALLDERITLEAIADGEHVAAEMLALLVQSAPGRVALVTDAMAAAGMPDGDYRIGSLDVRVEQGLPRLAEGGSIAGSTLSLDRALRVLTDAGVPLIAAIEAATRVPADAVGRADLGRLAVGARADLVSLDDELAVRGVWRDGVAVSGHVPVS; via the coding sequence GTGACCGAGTCGAGCCTGCTCCTGACGACCGACCGTGCGCTCATCGACGGGCGATTCGTGACGGATGCCTGGCTGGAGTCCGCGCGCGGCGTGATCACGGCGATCGGTCAGGGCGCGCCGCCGCGTGCGCCGGATCTCACGCTGACGGGCACGCTGGTGCCGGGATTCGTCGACATCCACTGCCACGGGGGGCTCGGCTCCGCCTTCGACGATGCCGCGCCGGAGTGGGAGCGGGTCGCGGCATTCCGGACGAGCCACGGATCGACGCGCCAGGCCGTGTCGCTCGTGACGGCGCCGCTCGACCTGCTGCTGCCGCGTCTCGAGGCGGCGGCGGCACGATGCGCGGTGGATGACGCGCTGCTCGGCGTGCACCTCGAGGGGCCGTTCCTCGCCGACAGCCACCGTGGCGCGCATGACCCGCGCGCGCTGCAGGCGCCGACGCCGGACGCGGTGGAGCGGCTGCTCGACGCCGGCGACGGCAGGATCCTGCAGATCACCATGGCGCCGGAGCTGCCGGGGGCGATCGATGCCATCGGCCGCTTCGTCGCGGCGGGTGTGCGCGTCGCAGTCGGGCACACCGGCGCCGATGCGGCCACCGCGCGCGCAGCATTCGACGCGGGCGCAACCCTGCTCACCCACGCCTGCAACGGCATGCCGCCGATGCATCACCGCTCCCCCGGCCCGCTGGCGACGGCGCTGCTGGACGAGCGGATCACGCTCGAGGCGATCGCCGACGGTGAGCACGTCGCTGCGGAGATGCTGGCGCTGCTCGTGCAGTCTGCGCCCGGGCGCGTGGCGCTGGTCACCGACGCGATGGCTGCGGCCGGGATGCCGGATGGCGACTACCGGATCGGCTCGCTCGACGTGCGGGTCGAGCAGGGACTGCCGCGGCTCGCCGAGGGCGGCTCGATCGCGGGCTCCACCCTCAGCCTCGACCGCGCGCTGCGTGTGCTGACCGACGCCGGCGTGCCGCTGATCGCCGCCATCGAGGCTGCGACGCGCGTGCCGGCCGACGCGGTGGGCCGCGCCGACCTCGGTCGCTTGGCCGTGGGTGCGCGCGCCGACCTGGTGTCGCTCGACGACGAGCTCGCGGTGCGCGGCGTCTGGCGTGACGGGGTCGCGGTCTCGGGGCACGTTCCGGTCTCGTGA
- a CDS encoding error-prone DNA polymerase, whose translation MAGWNNPSMPWRELEGILSDRDVSAGKTAVAAELEEARRPRIRVPAPGATTPYAELHAHSHYSFLDGASSPAELVNEARRLGLEALALVDHDGLYGAVRFAEAAAEAELPTVFGTEFTLGLEAPQHGIPDPDGSHLVALATGPAGYTALATALTDGYLTSDMHGPGEKGRPVFELEQLAETANGEWMVLSGCRKGSVRQAFERLGSAAAGADAAGTELDRLASLFGRDRVVVELSDIGDPRDFERNRVLAELAERRGLPVIATTNAHIASPTRQRLGDAVAAVRARRSIDELDAWLPAGGVPSLRSGTVMARRFRAFPGAIDTAAALGRELAFDLRAASPRLPNVEVPEGHTPMSWLRALVAERLPRVYDAVDGRPSPEVAARLEHELGLIDEKGFAGYFLIVFEIAEFAHDRGILCQGRGSAVASAVCFILGITAVDPIRYRLPFERFISMMREEEPDIDIDFDAGRREEVIQHVYEQYGRRNAAQVANVITYRPKSAVRDAAKALGYAVGQQNAWSKSVESRSQAEAPGIPDAVVELAGEFLHAPRHLGIHSGGMVLTEEPVGSVCPIEPARMPGRTVLQWDKDDCEWMGLVKFDLLGLGMLSALSHTMALAAEQLGESWTLASIPVEEAGVFDMLCEGDAVGIFQVESRAQMATLPRLKPRCFYDLVVEIALIRPGPIQGGAVHPYIRRRTGAEPITYPHPLLIPVLERTLGVPLFQEQLMQMSVAVGGFDAAEADQLRRAIGSKRSLDRIAALKAKLFAGMAANGVEPDVAESIYRKIEAFAGFGFAESHSLAFGKLVYASSWMRLHYPAAFLAGLLRSQPMGFWSPQTLTADALRHGVETLRPDVVRSAIDAGLEPNGCAAGGDDACLAREQPPVPPVASETLAMRNRHRRDGAFSVRMGLSSVTGVGAAAANRIVAAREAAPLRDIHDLARRADLDRGELEALATAGALEGLGVTRREGLWLAGPASTEREDQLEGSQVSLQPPLLPILSAEEQVALDVWATGVTPGDHPVRYARGMLDGRGVLPIAALAQAEEGRRVQAAGIVTHRQRPSTAQGVTFMNLEDETGMLNVIISKGLWAHARQVARHAPALIVRGMLQRTPEGVIALLADRLDRFDVPSPRSRDFQ comes from the coding sequence ATGGCTGGCTGGAACAACCCGTCGATGCCCTGGCGCGAGCTCGAGGGCATCCTCAGCGACCGCGACGTCAGCGCGGGCAAGACCGCCGTCGCGGCCGAGCTCGAGGAGGCGCGCCGGCCGCGCATCCGCGTGCCCGCGCCAGGGGCGACGACCCCCTATGCCGAGCTGCACGCGCACTCGCACTACTCCTTCCTCGACGGTGCCTCCAGCCCGGCAGAGCTCGTCAACGAGGCGCGCAGGCTCGGGCTCGAGGCGCTCGCGCTCGTCGACCACGATGGGCTCTACGGCGCCGTGCGCTTTGCCGAGGCCGCCGCAGAGGCCGAGCTGCCGACCGTGTTCGGCACCGAGTTCACGCTCGGCCTCGAGGCGCCTCAGCACGGCATCCCCGACCCCGACGGCAGTCACCTCGTGGCGCTCGCGACCGGCCCGGCCGGCTACACGGCGCTCGCCACCGCGCTCACCGACGGCTACCTGACCTCCGACATGCACGGCCCGGGCGAGAAGGGCAGGCCGGTGTTCGAGCTCGAGCAGCTCGCCGAGACGGCGAACGGGGAGTGGATGGTGCTCTCGGGCTGTCGCAAGGGCAGCGTGCGGCAGGCGTTCGAGCGGCTCGGCTCGGCGGCGGCAGGCGCGGATGCGGCGGGCACGGAGCTCGATCGGCTCGCGTCGCTGTTCGGCCGCGACCGCGTCGTGGTGGAGCTCAGCGACATCGGCGACCCGCGCGACTTCGAGCGCAACCGGGTGCTCGCCGAGCTCGCGGAGCGCCGGGGGCTGCCGGTGATCGCCACCACGAATGCGCACATCGCCTCGCCCACCCGGCAGCGGCTCGGCGATGCGGTCGCCGCGGTGCGCGCCCGCCGCTCCATCGACGAGCTCGACGCCTGGCTGCCGGCCGGCGGCGTCCCCTCGCTGCGCAGCGGCACCGTGATGGCCCGTCGCTTCCGCGCGTTTCCCGGTGCGATCGACACGGCTGCGGCGCTCGGCCGCGAGCTCGCCTTCGACCTGCGCGCCGCATCCCCTCGGCTGCCGAACGTCGAGGTGCCGGAGGGGCACACGCCCATGAGCTGGCTGCGAGCGCTCGTCGCCGAGCGGCTGCCCCGCGTCTACGACGCCGTCGACGGCCGTCCGAGCCCCGAGGTCGCCGCCCGGCTCGAGCACGAGCTCGGCCTCATCGACGAGAAGGGCTTCGCGGGCTACTTCCTGATCGTGTTCGAGATCGCCGAGTTCGCGCACGATCGAGGCATCCTCTGCCAGGGCCGCGGCAGCGCCGTCGCGAGCGCCGTCTGCTTCATCCTCGGCATCACCGCCGTCGACCCGATCCGCTACCGGCTGCCGTTCGAGCGCTTCATCTCGATGATGCGCGAGGAGGAGCCCGACATCGACATCGACTTCGACGCCGGCCGCCGCGAGGAGGTCATCCAGCACGTCTACGAGCAGTACGGCAGACGCAACGCCGCCCAGGTCGCCAACGTCATCACCTACCGACCGAAGTCGGCGGTGCGCGACGCCGCGAAGGCGCTCGGCTACGCGGTCGGCCAGCAGAACGCCTGGTCGAAGTCGGTCGAGTCGCGCTCGCAGGCCGAAGCCCCCGGCATCCCCGACGCCGTCGTCGAGCTCGCTGGCGAGTTCCTGCACGCGCCCCGCCACCTGGGCATCCACTCCGGTGGCATGGTGCTCACCGAGGAGCCGGTGGGCTCGGTCTGCCCGATCGAGCCCGCCCGCATGCCCGGCCGCACGGTGCTGCAGTGGGACAAGGACGACTGCGAGTGGATGGGGCTCGTGAAGTTCGACCTGCTGGGCCTCGGCATGCTCAGCGCGCTGTCGCACACGATGGCGCTCGCAGCCGAGCAGCTGGGCGAGTCGTGGACGCTCGCGTCGATCCCCGTCGAGGAAGCCGGCGTCTTCGACATGCTCTGCGAGGGGGATGCCGTCGGCATCTTCCAGGTGGAGTCACGGGCGCAGATGGCGACGCTGCCGCGCCTGAAGCCGCGCTGCTTCTACGACCTGGTGGTCGAGATCGCGCTCATCCGACCCGGGCCGATCCAGGGTGGCGCGGTGCACCCCTACATCCGCCGCCGCACGGGAGCAGAGCCGATCACCTACCCGCATCCGCTCCTGATCCCTGTGCTCGAGCGCACGCTCGGCGTGCCGCTGTTCCAGGAGCAGCTGATGCAGATGTCGGTCGCGGTGGGCGGCTTCGACGCCGCTGAGGCCGACCAGCTGCGCCGCGCGATCGGCTCGAAGCGCTCACTCGATCGGATCGCGGCGCTGAAGGCGAAGCTGTTCGCCGGCATGGCGGCCAACGGCGTCGAGCCGGATGTCGCCGAGTCGATCTACCGCAAGATCGAGGCGTTCGCCGGCTTCGGGTTCGCCGAGTCCCACTCGCTCGCGTTCGGGAAGCTCGTCTATGCGTCGTCGTGGATGCGACTGCACTACCCGGCGGCGTTCCTTGCCGGATTGCTGCGCAGCCAGCCGATGGGGTTCTGGTCGCCGCAGACGCTGACGGCGGATGCGCTGCGGCACGGGGTCGAGACGCTGCGGCCCGACGTGGTGCGCTCCGCGATCGACGCCGGGCTCGAACCGAACGGGTGCGCGGCCGGCGGCGACGACGCCTGCCTGGCGCGCGAACAGCCGCCCGTGCCGCCCGTGGCTTCCGAGACCCTCGCGATGCGCAACCGGCACCGCCGCGATGGGGCCTTCTCGGTGCGGATGGGCCTGTCGAGCGTCACGGGCGTGGGCGCGGCGGCCGCCAACCGCATCGTCGCGGCGCGGGAGGCGGCGCCGCTGCGCGACATCCATGATCTGGCCCGGCGGGCCGACCTCGACCGCGGCGAGCTCGAGGCGCTCGCGACCGCCGGCGCGCTCGAAGGGCTGGGGGTGACCCGCCGTGAAGGGCTGTGGCTCGCCGGCCCCGCCTCGACCGAGCGCGAGGACCAGCTCGAGGGCTCGCAGGTGAGCCTGCAGCCGCCGCTGCTACCGATCCTGAGCGCCGAGGAGCAGGTGGCGCTCGACGTCTGGGCGACTGGCGTGACCCCCGGCGACCACCCGGTGCGCTACGCGAGAGGCATGCTCGATGGGCGCGGCGTGCTGCCGATCGCCGCTCTGGCGCAGGCGGAGGAGGGGCGCCGGGTGCAGGCGGCAGGCATCGTGACGCACCGGCAGCGACCCAGCACGGCGCAGGGGGTGACGTTCATGAACCTGGAGGATGAGACGGGGATGCTCAACGTCATCATCTCGAAGGGGCTGTGGGCGCATGCGCGGCAGGTGGCGAGGCATGCGCCGGCCCTGATCGTGCGGGGGATGCTGCAGCGCACGCCCGAGGGCGTGATCGCGCTGCTGGCCGACCGGCTCGACCGCTTCGACGTGCCGAGCCCCCGCTCCCGCGACTTCCAGTAG